Within the Planctomycetaceae bacterium genome, the region AATAGTATTGGGCTACGATTTAATGAACGAGCCTTATATCACAATGATAGGCTCTGTTCGAGCCAATGGCAGACCATCGGAAATATTACAGCAAAAAGTTTATGAACGATACTCCGATAAATACTATGATAAAAAATGGGTTGAGTATGCTTACAGCAACCCCGGCTGGCCTGAAATCGGCAAATGGATAAAAGGCACGGATGCGAAAAATCTTTACGCGGCGTATTCGATGGGCAAACAATATATTGAAAAATTTAATCAGTCATCTGATTACTCCTGTCTTTACGGCATAAACGGTCAGTTGTCGATTGAGCCGGAATATAAGGATTTTATCGGCGCGGTTGATAGTACATTTGCTTATTGGATTAGTTCTCATCAGCAGGCAATGAGGCAGCTTGATAAAAATCATTTTTACACAGTTGGCTATAATACATCTTTGGCTGCGTTGCCATGTAATAAAATGCTTGATTTTACTTCGCATCATATTTATCAGATGCCGTATTCTTATGAGGATGTGAAAAAAGCTGTAACGACATTCGACCGTCTGCGGGCGTTGTGGCCGAATAAGCCGATTACGATGGGCGAATTCGGTTTTTCAAGCGGTCTTAAAATGCCGGACGGAAAATATCTTGGGCAGAATGCGTCGTCTGTCGGCGAAATGATGGTTTATCTGTATGCGTTCGCGCACGATTATTCCGGAGCGTATCTATGGCTGCTTTCAGAATGGCCTGTTACGAATATGAAATATAACGCACCGTGGATTTCATCGGAGCGGCAAATCTATGAATCGCAGTTTGGGATGTATTATTATGACGGCACAGAACTGGGGCGGCCGAAGCCCATTGCCTACGCGACGAAGTTTTTCCGCGAATATATCGATTCGCACGAACCCGGCAGCGGGAAGCTGGATATTATCAGAGCCGATACGCCGATGCAGACCGGTTATGTTTTTACAGACAAGAACGCTTTGTTTGTCGGCAACACAAAATATGATTCATCGCCCTTGAAATTTTACAGCGAAGAACCGACGAATGTGATGCTGGTGTGGGATGCGAACAAATTGAAAATTATGGCGACGAATGATACCGAAGTGATTGTCGATATGACTCAATTCGGTTTTGCGAAAAACACGGAATTTGATTTAACCGGTAATTATGATTCGTTATTAAAAGTAAAAGACGCAATCCAGTTGAAATTGCTCGAAGGGCAGCCTGTAACATTTTGTATAAAAGGAAAGAAATGAAACTGACACGATACAAAAAAAATCCAATTCTATCACCTAAATTGGCCAACAAATGGGAAAATCTCGTTACCACAAATCCGACAGCGTGGTACGACAGTGACAGCGGCGAAGTTAAGCTGATATATCGTGCCGCCGGCGATGATGACGAGCATTACATTTATCTTGGTCTTGCGACGAGTAAAAACGGTTATGATTTTGTCCGGTGCAGCGACAAGCCGATGGTTTCGCCAATGCCTAAAAATAATATTGGTGGTATCGAAGACCCGCGCATCGTGAAAATGGATGGGCTTTATTATATTACTTTTGCGTTTCGGCCGTTTGCGCCGGGCAAATACTGGATTCCAAACGACAGACGCATATACAATGCTCCGAAACTTGGCGAGGGTTATCCGAGATTTTTGCGTGAGAATCTTTCAGCCACAGGTTTGCTGATTTCCAAAGATTTGAAAAAGTTC harbors:
- a CDS encoding glycoside hydrolase family 5 protein, with the protein product MENRTAGKLLPVLKSSFKADSVSYAKFSEIGKYDCLIISDDVKLSGVQQKKLLSFLKSGRDLVLLGANDINLPELPVFERRDIYCYKDAKVIKTYEQQDVLKSKIEIKGSFDGLSAIAFEYPEVSRYVPVLAVEDEYSRNVAFACGVLVNYAGEFKNSNWILFGVDYPEFYKSKDFFNVLIKLLNTVKSKYLAEGLKKQDAADKKKNLPITSPAPKDYVKLSEDGKHFILPNGKKFFALGCNYLGPFERQTEFGEDYYNLKRIEQDFQKAKEAGINSFRFWNVRIDQYPERFKTIIELARKYQIYLILQPREHPLPTDKAMINVFKRTAEVAGGETIVLGYDLMNEPYITMIGSVRANGRPSEILQQKVYERYSDKYYDKKWVEYAYSNPGWPEIGKWIKGTDAKNLYAAYSMGKQYIEKFNQSSDYSCLYGINGQLSIEPEYKDFIGAVDSTFAYWISSHQQAMRQLDKNHFYTVGYNTSLAALPCNKMLDFTSHHIYQMPYSYEDVKKAVTTFDRLRALWPNKPITMGEFGFSSGLKMPDGKYLGQNASSVGEMMVYLYAFAHDYSGAYLWLLSEWPVTNMKYNAPWISSERQIYESQFGMYYYDGTELGRPKPIAYATKFFREYIDSHEPGSGKLDIIRADTPMQTGYVFTDKNALFVGNTKYDSSPLKFYSEEPTNVMLVWDANKLKIMATNDTEVIVDMTQFGFAKNTEFDLTGNYDSLLKVKDAIQLKLLEGQPVTFCIKGKK